One part of the Anaeromyxobacter sp. Fw109-5 genome encodes these proteins:
- a CDS encoding class I SAM-dependent methyltransferase, whose product MTHSSSSDFDSRARTWDDDTAKRERARSVADAIAARVPALSGSRVLEYGAGTGLLGLALQPLVAEVTLADSSREMLAVAQEKIAARGLRNARTLHLDLAAGPPPELRFDLICTLMTLHHIPDTDGILGAFRELLPKAGAVCIADLDREDGSFHGPGFSGHNGFDRAELRARLEHGGFRNVKIDLVAEVRKDTAAGPRIYPVFLAIAEKA is encoded by the coding sequence ATGACCCACTCCTCTTCGAGCGACTTCGACTCCCGGGCGAGGACCTGGGACGACGACACCGCGAAGCGCGAGCGGGCGCGCAGCGTGGCGGACGCGATCGCCGCTCGCGTCCCCGCGCTGTCCGGGAGCAGGGTCCTCGAGTACGGCGCCGGGACGGGGCTCCTGGGGCTCGCCCTCCAGCCGCTCGTCGCCGAGGTGACGCTGGCCGACAGCTCACGCGAGATGCTGGCGGTCGCCCAGGAGAAGATCGCGGCGCGCGGCCTCCGCAACGCGAGGACGCTGCACCTCGACCTGGCCGCGGGGCCCCCGCCCGAGCTCCGGTTCGACCTCATCTGCACGCTGATGACCCTCCACCACATCCCGGACACGGACGGGATCCTGGGAGCGTTCCGCGAGCTGCTGCCGAAGGCCGGAGCCGTCTGCATCGCAGACCTCGACCGGGAGGACGGCTCGTTCCATGGCCCGGGGTTCTCCGGGCACAACGGGTTCGACCGCGCCGAGCTTCGAGCGCGGCTCGAGCACGGCGGCTTCCGGAACGTGAAGATCGACCTCGTGGCCGAGGTGAGGAAGGACACCGCCGCCGGGCCGCGGATCTACCCCGTGTTCCTGGCCATCGCGGAGAAGGCCTGA
- a CDS encoding antibiotic biosynthesis monooxygenase — translation MYIAMNQFRVAPDRCEEFESGWRERETYLHEVPGFESFHLLKGPEEDAARLYASHTVWRDEAAFRAWTESEAFQKAHRQGRSTAGTILGPPRFVGWQVVL, via the coding sequence ATGTACATCGCCATGAACCAGTTCCGCGTGGCCCCTGACCGCTGCGAGGAGTTCGAGAGCGGCTGGCGCGAGCGCGAGACGTACCTCCACGAGGTGCCAGGCTTCGAGTCGTTCCATCTCCTGAAGGGTCCGGAGGAGGACGCCGCTCGCCTCTACGCGTCGCACACCGTCTGGCGCGATGAGGCCGCCTTCCGGGCGTGGACCGAGTCGGAGGCGTTCCAGAAGGCGCATCGCCAGGGCCGCTCGACCGCGGGGACGATCCTGGGACCGCCGAGGTTCGTGGGGTGGCAGGTGGTGCTGTAG
- a CDS encoding TIGR04563 family protein, which produces MAQPSEKRKQSLYFPEDMLREIQEEATRQDRSLSWIMQQAWRSARARIATMPGMDDLGPPASA; this is translated from the coding sequence ATGGCCCAGCCCTCCGAGAAGAGGAAGCAGTCGCTGTATTTCCCTGAAGACATGCTGCGCGAGATCCAGGAGGAGGCGACGCGCCAGGACCGCTCGCTCTCCTGGATCATGCAGCAGGCCTGGAGGTCCGCTCGCGCGCGGATCGCGACGATGCCGGGCATGGACGACCTCGGGCCGCCTGCGAGCGCGTAG
- a CDS encoding ATP-dependent DNA ligase: protein MPYPIAPPVEPMLAKLSEALPEGDGWLFEPKWDGFRALVFRDGPELFLQSRELKPLNRYFPELEQPLLASLPERCVLDGEIVIAGESGLDFEALLLRIHPAASRVRLLAQESPASIVLFDLLALGDRDLRSSPLAERRAQLEGRLARAATQVHVTPATTDRAVAQDWFSRFEGAGLDGVVAKRLDSTYQPGVRAMVKVKHARTADCAVAGFRWHKNGPGTMVGSLLLGLYDDGGKLHHVGICSAFSVARRKELVKELAPLRENAKDHPWRDWAEWADADREPAQRMPGASSRWNRGKDLSWEPLRVERVCEVAYDHLQGDRFRHATHFLRWRPDRSPSECRYDQLEVTPAYELSRIFGVRSRASR, encoded by the coding sequence ATGCCCTACCCGATCGCGCCCCCCGTGGAGCCCATGCTGGCCAAGCTCTCGGAGGCCTTGCCGGAGGGTGACGGGTGGCTGTTCGAGCCGAAGTGGGACGGCTTCCGCGCGCTGGTGTTCCGCGACGGCCCGGAGCTCTTCCTCCAGTCGCGCGAGCTCAAGCCGCTGAACCGCTACTTCCCCGAGCTCGAGCAGCCGCTCCTCGCGAGCCTCCCCGAGCGCTGCGTGCTGGACGGCGAGATCGTCATCGCCGGGGAGTCCGGCCTCGACTTCGAGGCGCTCCTCCTCCGCATCCACCCCGCGGCGTCGCGGGTGAGGCTGCTCGCGCAGGAGAGCCCGGCGAGCATCGTGCTGTTCGACCTGCTCGCCCTCGGCGACCGCGACCTGCGCTCCTCGCCGCTCGCGGAGCGGCGCGCGCAGCTCGAGGGGCGACTGGCGCGCGCGGCGACGCAGGTCCACGTGACGCCGGCGACGACGGACCGGGCCGTGGCGCAGGACTGGTTCTCGCGCTTCGAGGGCGCGGGGCTCGACGGCGTCGTCGCGAAGCGGCTCGACTCGACCTACCAGCCCGGCGTGCGCGCCATGGTGAAGGTGAAGCACGCGCGCACGGCCGACTGCGCCGTGGCCGGCTTCCGCTGGCACAAGAACGGCCCCGGCACGATGGTGGGCTCCCTCCTGCTCGGGCTCTACGACGACGGCGGCAAGCTCCACCACGTCGGCATCTGCAGCGCCTTCTCGGTCGCTCGCCGCAAGGAGCTCGTGAAGGAGCTGGCGCCGCTGCGCGAGAACGCGAAGGACCACCCCTGGCGCGACTGGGCGGAGTGGGCCGACGCGGACCGCGAGCCCGCGCAGCGCATGCCCGGCGCGAGCAGCCGCTGGAACCGCGGCAAGGACCTCTCCTGGGAGCCGCTGCGGGTGGAGCGCGTCTGCGAGGTCGCCTACGACCACCTGCAGGGCGACCGCTTCCGCCACGCCACCCACTTCCTGCGGTGGCGGCCGGACAGATCGCCGAGCGAGTGCCGCTACGACCAGCTCGAGGTGACGCCGGCGTACGAGCTCTCGCGCATCTTCGGGGTGCGCTCGCGGGCGTCGCGCTAA
- a CDS encoding VOC family protein, protein MAMSHARKLFVNLAVRDLHRSKEFFTKLGFEFDPRFTDENATCMLVGEDAYVMLLTEPFFRTFTKKGLCDTQLHSEALCALSCESRAEVDDLVKRAIAAGGKHAMEPQDQGFMYGSSFYDLDGHHWEVFWMDPKALER, encoded by the coding sequence ATGGCAATGAGTCACGCCCGCAAGCTCTTCGTCAACCTGGCCGTGCGCGACCTGCACCGCTCGAAGGAGTTCTTCACGAAGCTCGGCTTCGAGTTCGACCCGCGGTTCACGGACGAGAACGCTACCTGCATGCTCGTCGGCGAGGACGCGTACGTGATGCTCCTCACCGAGCCGTTCTTCCGGACGTTCACGAAGAAGGGGCTCTGCGACACGCAGCTGCACTCGGAGGCGCTCTGCGCGCTCTCCTGCGAGAGCCGCGCGGAGGTCGACGACCTCGTGAAGAGGGCGATCGCGGCGGGAGGCAAGCACGCCATGGAGCCCCAGGATCAGGGCTTCATGTACGGCTCGAGCTTCTACGACCTCGACGGCCACCACTGGGAAGTGTTCTGGATGGACCCCAAGGCGCTCGAGCGGTGA
- a CDS encoding DUF294 nucleotidyltransferase-like domain-containing protein has translation MLDRLLHFVTGSPAFQFLRSVTPFDFLPDPDLERISDALSIEYHPRGSTLFAQGQSAVADVYVVMKGSLELLDDAAAQTAQLRAVGLGQTYGGACVLTNGGIALFTVRALEDTFLYAVPGPLFLEACARHREFHDFFAESLGPRMLERVGARLRQKWLLTSPDPDSVGFSRTVGEICDREVAWCTREESVRDVAHRMTVRRCHTLLVRDAGGALVGVVSERDLVERALANGLDAARPVSEVMTPAGEPMPAGLALAEAMEVMVRSGVRSLAVAGDRGEIVGLLADDDLLVAHGSSPLEYLRDIAQTRLRKDLAEKRARLPRLVRALMLEGARVDSLTWLISAVSDATLRRVLDMALAEMGPPPVPFVFLTLGSEGRREQTLVTDQDNAIVFADVPGREAAAAEYFPRLGERVCTWLKEVGVEYCDGDVMASNGEWCQPLSVWKEYFRRWVRVPVPEAVLNSSIFFDFREVHGDVALAAELRGHVTQLLASRPGMFFNLLAQAVVDKELPVGLFGRISVETRGSRENVFDIKQPIARICELTRLQGLWHGIGATSTLERLRKLSQQGEVDARVCLDLKHAYSFLMQLRLARQVAALGEGGVPADNLISTQEISTLEQRFLEEAFGLIGRVQASARRKFLRQS, from the coding sequence ATGCTCGATCGCCTCCTCCACTTCGTGACGGGAAGCCCGGCGTTCCAGTTCCTGCGCTCGGTCACGCCGTTCGACTTCCTGCCGGACCCGGACCTCGAGCGCATCAGCGACGCGCTCTCCATCGAGTACCACCCGAGGGGGAGCACGCTCTTCGCCCAGGGGCAGTCGGCCGTCGCGGACGTCTACGTGGTCATGAAGGGCTCGCTCGAGCTCCTCGACGACGCCGCCGCCCAGACGGCGCAGCTGCGCGCCGTGGGGCTGGGCCAGACCTACGGCGGCGCGTGCGTCCTGACGAACGGCGGGATCGCCCTCTTCACGGTGCGCGCGCTGGAGGACACGTTCCTCTACGCCGTGCCCGGGCCGCTCTTCCTCGAGGCCTGCGCGAGGCACCGCGAGTTCCACGACTTCTTCGCCGAGAGCCTGGGCCCGCGCATGCTCGAGCGCGTGGGCGCGCGCCTGCGCCAGAAGTGGCTCCTCACCTCGCCCGACCCGGACTCCGTCGGCTTCAGCCGCACGGTCGGGGAGATCTGCGATCGGGAGGTGGCCTGGTGCACGCGCGAGGAGTCGGTGCGGGACGTCGCGCACCGCATGACCGTCCGGCGCTGCCACACGCTCCTCGTGCGCGACGCGGGGGGCGCGCTCGTGGGCGTCGTGAGCGAGCGGGACCTCGTCGAGCGGGCGCTCGCGAACGGCCTGGACGCGGCGCGGCCCGTGTCGGAGGTGATGACGCCCGCCGGCGAGCCGATGCCGGCCGGCCTGGCGCTCGCGGAGGCGATGGAGGTGATGGTGCGGTCCGGGGTCCGCTCGCTCGCGGTCGCCGGTGACCGCGGCGAGATCGTCGGGCTGCTCGCGGACGACGACCTGCTCGTCGCGCACGGCAGCTCGCCGCTCGAGTACCTCCGGGACATCGCGCAGACGCGGCTCCGCAAGGACCTCGCGGAGAAGCGCGCGCGCCTGCCCCGCCTCGTCCGCGCGCTCATGCTCGAGGGAGCGCGCGTGGACAGCCTCACCTGGCTCATCAGCGCGGTGTCCGACGCCACCCTCAGGCGCGTGCTCGACATGGCGCTCGCCGAGATGGGACCTCCCCCCGTGCCGTTCGTGTTCCTGACGCTCGGGAGCGAGGGGCGGCGAGAGCAGACGCTCGTGACCGATCAGGACAACGCGATCGTGTTCGCCGACGTCCCCGGACGCGAGGCGGCGGCGGCGGAGTACTTCCCCCGGCTCGGCGAGCGCGTGTGCACGTGGCTGAAGGAGGTCGGGGTCGAGTACTGCGACGGCGACGTGATGGCGAGCAACGGCGAGTGGTGCCAGCCGCTGTCGGTCTGGAAGGAGTACTTCCGGAGGTGGGTGCGGGTCCCGGTGCCCGAGGCGGTGCTCAACTCGAGCATCTTCTTCGACTTCCGGGAGGTCCACGGCGACGTCGCGCTCGCCGCGGAGCTCCGCGGCCACGTGACCCAGCTCCTCGCGTCCCGGCCCGGGATGTTCTTCAACCTCCTCGCCCAGGCGGTGGTGGACAAGGAGCTGCCCGTCGGGCTCTTCGGCCGGATCTCGGTGGAGACGCGCGGGAGCCGCGAGAACGTGTTCGACATCAAGCAGCCCATCGCCCGTATCTGCGAGCTGACGCGGCTCCAGGGGCTGTGGCACGGGATCGGCGCGACGAGCACGCTCGAGCGGCTGCGGAAGCTCTCGCAGCAGGGCGAGGTGGACGCGCGCGTCTGCCTCGACCTGAAGCACGCGTACTCGTTCCTGATGCAGCTGCGGCTCGCCCGGCAGGTCGCGGCGCTCGGCGAGGGCGGCGTGCCCGCGGACAACCTCATCAGCACGCAGGAGATCTCCACGCTCGAGCAGCGGTTCCTCGAGGAGGCCTTCGGCCTCATCGGGCGTGTGCAGGCGAGCGCGCGCAGGAAGTTCCTGCGCCAGTCGTGA
- a CDS encoding co-chaperone YbbN — translation MGNRFSGTNRFNVKLPVTEYPNGMEAAALHVKEIAEKDYETEVLGAPLPVVLDFHGGKESKACETLAPRFAAVAEKFAGKVRFLKVQREANARLAETLGVTASPTLVFLQGGKEEGERLSGDDIQRTALKARVEAMLGPAKTST, via the coding sequence ATGGGAAACCGCTTCAGCGGAACGAACCGCTTCAACGTGAAGCTCCCCGTGACCGAGTACCCCAACGGCATGGAGGCCGCGGCGCTGCACGTGAAGGAGATCGCCGAGAAGGACTACGAGACCGAGGTGCTCGGGGCGCCGCTGCCGGTCGTGCTCGACTTCCATGGCGGCAAGGAGTCCAAGGCCTGCGAGACGCTCGCTCCGAGGTTCGCGGCGGTGGCGGAGAAGTTCGCCGGCAAGGTCCGCTTCCTGAAGGTCCAGCGGGAGGCGAACGCTCGGCTCGCCGAAACGCTCGGAGTCACCGCGAGCCCGACGCTCGTCTTCCTCCAGGGTGGGAAGGAGGAGGGGGAGCGGTTGAGCGGCGACGACATCCAGCGGACGGCGCTGAAGGCGCGCGTGGAGGCGATGCTGGGGCCGGCGAAGACGTCGACGTGA
- a CDS encoding cache domain-containing protein, with the protein MTLKLKLQLAISVAVLVTAVVVAGYAVGSLRSQAAADVARIRAEKTAQVKQDLADKVNTVYALIDAQYREAADERYLEQKYGQRLEAILDVAGATLREHLERARRGEVPVARAQAEALATLRAMRFDGGKGYLWINTVGRPYPTMLMHPLVPRLEGTVLDAPEFDCAGDANRNLFQLAVELTAARGEGFIRYSWPEPDGNALLPQMPKFSYVRLFKEWGWVVGTGIYVDEAVREKLAEITSGIRKIRYGSEYFWISTAESPVPRMVMHPIRPELDGQRMDAKEFELVVNGRAQNLFSAFRDLSSKDGEGFVEYTWPKPTAAGAPGPAAPKVSFVKRYRPLDWIIGTGRYVDDIEVAIAEKTAAAEEQVGALVRRIMLASLVVVVLAVAGVSFLAATLTKPLAKLVGLSRDIAEDEKHLSRRIGLRSRDEIGQLATEFDHMAERVEASFRNVREQRELLLSVLSNVPHSIYWKDRRSVYLGCNDRFAQRFGLPSTEAIVGKTDAQLGWSDEQRARLAAGDRRVMDEGAPLLDEREHLRDASGRDIDCLASRVPLRDQAGNLIGMLGVFVAIPPDDRALSA; encoded by the coding sequence TTGACCTTGAAGCTCAAGCTGCAGCTGGCCATCTCGGTCGCGGTGCTGGTCACCGCGGTCGTCGTCGCGGGCTACGCCGTCGGCAGCCTCCGCTCGCAGGCGGCGGCGGACGTGGCGCGCATCCGGGCGGAGAAGACCGCGCAGGTGAAGCAGGACCTCGCCGACAAGGTGAACACGGTCTACGCGCTCATCGACGCGCAGTACCGGGAGGCCGCGGACGAGCGCTACCTCGAGCAGAAGTACGGCCAGCGGCTCGAGGCGATCCTCGACGTGGCGGGCGCGACGCTCCGCGAGCACCTCGAGCGCGCGCGGCGGGGCGAGGTGCCGGTCGCGCGGGCGCAGGCGGAGGCGCTCGCGACGCTCCGCGCGATGCGCTTCGACGGCGGCAAGGGCTACCTCTGGATCAACACCGTCGGCCGGCCCTACCCCACGATGCTGATGCACCCGCTCGTCCCGAGGCTCGAGGGGACGGTCCTCGACGCGCCCGAGTTCGACTGCGCCGGCGACGCGAACCGCAACCTGTTCCAGCTCGCCGTCGAGCTCACGGCCGCGCGCGGCGAGGGCTTCATCCGCTACAGCTGGCCCGAGCCGGACGGCAACGCGCTGCTGCCGCAGATGCCCAAGTTCTCCTACGTCCGCCTGTTCAAGGAGTGGGGGTGGGTGGTCGGGACCGGCATCTACGTGGACGAGGCGGTGCGAGAGAAGCTCGCGGAGATCACCTCGGGCATCCGCAAGATCCGCTACGGCTCCGAGTACTTCTGGATCAGCACGGCCGAGTCGCCGGTCCCGCGGATGGTGATGCACCCGATCCGGCCCGAGCTCGACGGCCAGCGGATGGACGCGAAGGAGTTCGAGCTCGTCGTGAACGGCCGCGCGCAGAACCTGTTCTCGGCGTTCCGGGACCTCTCGTCGAAGGACGGCGAGGGGTTCGTGGAGTACACGTGGCCGAAGCCGACGGCGGCGGGTGCGCCGGGGCCGGCCGCGCCGAAGGTCTCCTTCGTGAAGCGCTACCGGCCGCTCGACTGGATCATCGGCACCGGCCGGTACGTCGACGACATCGAGGTCGCCATCGCCGAGAAGACGGCGGCCGCCGAGGAGCAGGTGGGCGCCCTCGTCCGCCGCATCATGCTGGCCTCGCTCGTGGTCGTCGTCCTGGCGGTCGCCGGCGTGAGCTTCCTCGCGGCGACCCTGACGAAGCCGCTCGCCAAGCTCGTCGGCCTGTCGCGGGACATCGCGGAGGACGAGAAGCACCTGTCGCGCCGCATCGGCCTGCGCTCGCGCGACGAGATCGGGCAGCTCGCCACCGAGTTCGATCACATGGCCGAGCGGGTCGAGGCGAGCTTCCGGAACGTCCGCGAGCAGCGCGAGCTCCTCCTGAGCGTCCTGTCGAACGTCCCGCACTCCATCTACTGGAAGGACCGGCGCTCCGTTTACCTGGGGTGCAACGACCGGTTCGCGCAGCGGTTCGGCCTCCCCTCCACGGAGGCGATCGTCGGGAAGACCGACGCGCAGCTCGGCTGGAGCGACGAGCAGCGCGCGCGCCTGGCGGCGGGGGATCGGCGCGTCATGGACGAGGGGGCGCCGCTGCTCGACGAGCGCGAGCACCTGCGCGACGCGTCCGGGCGGGACATCGACTGCCTGGCGAGCAGGGTGCCGCTGCGCGACCAGGCCGGGAACCTCATCGGGATGCTCGGGGTGTTCGTCGCGATCCCGCCGGACGATCGCGCGCTGAGCGCGTGA
- a CDS encoding cold-shock protein gives MSTGTVKWFNDAKGFGFITQDSGGEDVFCHHTAINAQGFRTLAEGQKVEFDVTKGPKGLQAANVRPL, from the coding sequence ATGTCTACCGGTACCGTGAAGTGGTTCAACGACGCGAAGGGCTTCGGCTTCATCACGCAGGATAGCGGCGGCGAGGACGTCTTCTGCCACCACACCGCTATCAACGCGCAGGGGTTCCGCACCCTCGCCGAGGGCCAGAAGGTGGAGTTCGACGTGACCAAGGGGCCGAAGGGCCTCCAGGCGGCGAACGTCCGCCCGCTGTAG
- a CDS encoding sigma-70 family RNA polymerase sigma factor, protein MPGPAAHLEEHRAALTGHCYRMLGSVVDADDAVQETMVRAWRGLDRFDGRSSLRTWLYRIATNVCLDALADRSRRERPVEEGPAGSVDDPLETRPRSHWLEPVPDARAVPADGDPAERVVLRQSIRLAFVAALQHLPPRQRAALLLTDVLGWSAAEVAQGLDTSVAAVNSALQRARATLATRDLGDDPTGTLSDAQAALLDRYVAAFERYDVDGLTALLHEDAAMSMPPHALWLRGREAVRAWLLGRGLGCRGSRLLPTAACGAPAFAQYRPAPQGGHRAWGLIVLDLAGDRISGWTTFLDTESLFPRFELPLELPPVDAASSSPSSPA, encoded by the coding sequence ATGCCCGGACCCGCCGCTCACCTCGAGGAGCACCGCGCCGCGCTCACCGGGCACTGCTACCGGATGCTCGGCTCGGTGGTGGACGCCGACGACGCCGTCCAGGAGACGATGGTCAGGGCCTGGAGAGGCCTCGACCGGTTCGACGGGCGCTCGTCGCTGCGCACCTGGCTCTACCGCATCGCGACGAACGTGTGCCTCGACGCGCTGGCCGACCGCTCGCGGCGGGAGCGCCCGGTGGAGGAGGGGCCGGCCGGATCGGTGGACGACCCGCTGGAGACGCGTCCACGTTCCCACTGGCTCGAGCCGGTGCCCGACGCGCGGGCCGTGCCGGCGGACGGGGACCCGGCGGAGCGGGTGGTGCTCCGGCAGAGCATCCGGCTCGCCTTCGTGGCGGCGCTCCAGCACCTCCCGCCCCGGCAGCGCGCCGCCCTGCTGCTCACCGACGTGCTCGGCTGGTCCGCCGCGGAGGTCGCGCAGGGCCTCGACACCTCCGTCGCCGCCGTGAACAGCGCGCTGCAGCGGGCGCGCGCCACGCTCGCCACGCGCGACCTGGGGGACGACCCGACGGGCACGCTCTCCGACGCGCAGGCAGCGCTGCTCGACCGTTACGTCGCGGCGTTCGAGCGCTACGACGTGGACGGGCTGACCGCGCTCCTGCACGAGGACGCGGCCATGTCGATGCCGCCGCATGCCCTGTGGCTGCGCGGGAGGGAGGCGGTCCGTGCCTGGCTGCTCGGACGCGGGCTGGGTTGCCGTGGCTCGCGGCTGCTCCCGACCGCCGCGTGCGGCGCCCCCGCCTTCGCCCAGTACCGTCCCGCGCCGCAGGGGGGGCACCGGGCGTGGGGGCTCATCGTGCTGGACCTCGCCGGCGACCGCATCTCGGGGTGGACCACCTTCCTCGACACCGAGTCGCTCTTTCCGAGGTTCGAGCTCCCGCTGGAGCTCCCGCCGGTCGACGCGGCCTCGAGCTCGCCGAGCTCGCCCGCCTGA
- a CDS encoding ROK family protein gives MPNQLRAAPRPWPADVKTLSVDIGGTRLKASVLDRGGKMLVEQVRIDTPYPCPPEVLVEALCRLTHDLPRYQRASVGFPGLIRKGVVKQVPSLSRRKPGGPRNPALAARWEGFRLRDALEEAFGVPTLVANDADVQGSAVVRGEGFELVVTLGTGVGCAMFEDGVVLPHLELSHCHYKRGRSIDLAIGNAERARIGKKRWNKRVAKSLEWLERMVLFDRMYVGGGNAKHLTLDLGPRVEIISNTAGITGGIRLWDRYDGPISRRPAGAGTAATS, from the coding sequence ATGCCCAATCAGCTGCGTGCCGCGCCCCGCCCGTGGCCGGCGGACGTGAAGACGTTGTCGGTCGACATCGGGGGAACCCGCCTCAAGGCCAGCGTCCTCGATCGCGGCGGCAAGATGCTGGTCGAGCAGGTGCGCATCGACACGCCGTACCCCTGCCCGCCCGAGGTGCTGGTCGAGGCGCTCTGCCGCCTCACCCACGACCTGCCGCGGTATCAGCGCGCCTCGGTGGGGTTCCCGGGGCTCATCCGGAAAGGCGTGGTGAAGCAGGTCCCCTCGCTCTCGCGCCGGAAGCCGGGCGGTCCACGGAACCCGGCGCTGGCGGCGCGCTGGGAGGGATTCCGGCTGCGGGACGCGCTCGAGGAGGCGTTCGGCGTCCCGACCCTGGTCGCGAACGACGCCGACGTGCAGGGGAGCGCGGTGGTGCGCGGGGAGGGCTTCGAGCTGGTGGTGACGCTCGGCACCGGCGTCGGGTGCGCGATGTTCGAGGACGGCGTGGTGCTGCCCCACCTCGAGCTGTCGCACTGCCACTACAAGCGCGGCCGGTCGATCGACCTCGCCATCGGGAACGCCGAGCGCGCGCGCATCGGCAAGAAGCGGTGGAACAAGCGCGTCGCGAAGTCCCTGGAGTGGCTCGAGCGGATGGTGCTGTTCGACCGGATGTACGTGGGCGGCGGGAACGCGAAGCACCTCACGCTGGACCTCGGGCCGCGCGTCGAGATCATCTCGAACACCGCGGGCATCACCGGCGGCATCCGGCTGTGGGATCGCTACGACGGCCCGATCTCGCGGCGGCCCGCGGGCGCCGGCACGGCAGCGACCTCCTGA
- a CDS encoding sodium:proton antiporter: MAFPIWALVVGALLVAVALSGSLLSRLPLSASMLYLGVGYAVGPGGWGLLNVDPLEHSGTLETISEIAVLISLFSVGLRLGQPLSSPRWWWPVRLASASMAVTVALIAAVATLGLGMPMGAAILLGAILAPTDPVLASDVQVERTQDRDPVRFSLTGEGGLNDGSAFPFVILGLGLLGLGEHGAVGWRWLAVDVLWAIAGGLVIGASLGVAVGKLVVYLRTRHREAVGLDEFLVLGLIGLAAGAAQLAHTYGFLAVFAAGVAMQRAERSPRAAAPELLPTGLEEPRGAEAAATDPEHAGAHMMRAVRGFNEQLGRIGEVVVVLAVGALLPHARLDAATGGFLLLLFVVIRPVSVWLGLLGAPVSSEQRVLMSWFGIRGAGSIYYLMFAVHRGVPGPLARELVAITLTTVACSIVLHGVSVTPLMNRYAARKARRAASASPSASER; the protein is encoded by the coding sequence ATGGCATTCCCGATCTGGGCGCTCGTCGTGGGCGCGCTGCTCGTCGCCGTCGCGCTCTCGGGGTCGCTGCTCAGCAGGCTGCCCCTGAGCGCGTCGATGCTCTACCTGGGGGTGGGCTACGCCGTCGGCCCCGGCGGGTGGGGTTTGCTGAACGTCGACCCGCTGGAGCACTCCGGGACGCTCGAGACGATCTCGGAGATCGCGGTGCTGATCTCGCTCTTCTCGGTCGGCCTGAGGCTCGGCCAGCCGCTCTCGAGCCCTCGCTGGTGGTGGCCGGTCCGCCTCGCCTCCGCGTCGATGGCGGTCACCGTGGCGCTCATCGCGGCCGTCGCGACGCTGGGGCTCGGGATGCCGATGGGCGCGGCAATCCTGCTCGGCGCCATCCTCGCGCCCACGGACCCGGTGCTCGCCTCCGACGTGCAGGTGGAGCGGACGCAGGATCGGGACCCGGTGCGCTTCAGCCTGACCGGGGAGGGCGGGCTGAACGACGGATCGGCTTTTCCGTTCGTGATACTGGGCCTGGGCCTGCTCGGGCTGGGCGAGCACGGGGCGGTCGGCTGGAGGTGGCTGGCCGTGGACGTGCTCTGGGCCATCGCGGGCGGCCTCGTCATCGGCGCGTCGCTCGGAGTCGCGGTCGGGAAGCTCGTCGTCTACCTGCGCACCCGCCATCGAGAGGCCGTGGGTCTGGACGAGTTCCTCGTCCTCGGGCTCATCGGCCTCGCCGCGGGCGCGGCGCAGCTCGCCCACACCTACGGCTTCCTGGCCGTGTTCGCCGCCGGGGTCGCGATGCAACGCGCCGAACGGTCGCCGCGAGCGGCCGCTCCGGAGCTCCTCCCCACCGGCCTGGAGGAGCCGCGAGGAGCGGAGGCCGCCGCGACGGACCCGGAGCACGCGGGCGCCCACATGATGCGGGCGGTACGCGGGTTCAACGAGCAGCTCGGGCGAATCGGCGAGGTGGTCGTGGTGCTGGCCGTCGGTGCGCTGCTGCCCCACGCCCGCCTCGACGCCGCCACCGGCGGGTTCCTCCTGCTGCTCTTCGTCGTCATCCGCCCGGTGTCGGTGTGGCTCGGGTTGCTCGGCGCGCCGGTCTCGAGCGAGCAGCGCGTGCTCATGTCGTGGTTCGGGATACGCGGGGCCGGGTCGATCTACTACCTGATGTTCGCCGTTCACCGCGGCGTGCCCGGACCGCTCGCGCGCGAGCTCGTCGCCATCACGCTGACCACGGTGGCGTGCTCGATCGTCCTCCACGGTGTGTCGGTGACGCCGCTCATGAACCGCTACGCGGCGAGGAAGGCGCGGCGGGCCGCGAGCGCCTCGCCCTCCGCGTCGGAGCGCTGA